The sequence below is a genomic window from Anaerolineales bacterium.
CCTTCGCAGCCTTGAAGCTTTTTATCGACAACTGGCGCTGGCAGGATATACCCTTCTACTTACGTACTGGCAAACGCCTGGCTCAAAAAGTCTCCCAGGCTGTCATCCAATTCCGACCGGTTCCGCACCAAGCTTTTCCAGCCTCTGCCAATCAGGACTGGCTTCCCAATCGCCTGGAAATCGTTATCCAACCCGACGAAGGGATTAACCTGCATTTTCAGGCCAAAGTACCAGGAGTAGATTTACGACTGAGCTCACAAGAAATGCGTTTCCGATACTCTGATGCTTTCCATACCAGCCCGCCAGAAGCATACGAAACCCTACTTTTGGATGTAATCCGGGGTGATGCGACCCTGTTCATGCGTGCCGACCAGGTGGAAAGCGCCTGGTCAGTCATTGCACCGGTCCTGGAAGTTTGGGAAAACGTGGCACCCTCTGACTTCCCAAATTATCCCAGCGGTAGCTGGGGGCCTCCCAGTGCCGAGGCTCTGATCGCCCAGGATGGCCGTAGGTGGCTCCAACCCATGTTTCTTGATCAACCCAAAACAGGAGGATGAAATGATCCGTGTTTTCAATGACTTGGAAGCGCTGAGCCAGGCTGCCGCCGAGCTATTCATGCTCCAATCACGCCAGGCCAGCCTGATCTGCGGACGTTTTTGCGTGGCCCTCTCCGGAGGAGATACCCCTCGTCGCTTATTCGAGATCCTGGCAATGCCACCTTATCGTGATCGAATCCACTGGAGCGAAGTGCATGTCTTTTGGAGTGATGAGCGCTGCGTGCCTGCAGATGACCCGCGCAATAACGCTCTCATGGCGCGCATGGCACTGCTTGACCATGTGTCTATCCCGCCTGAGAATCTCCATCCAATCCATTGTGACCTTTCGCCTCACCAGGCTGCCCTCGATTATGAAGCAGAGCTGAGAAAATTCTTCAGCACGTCCAACCCCGATTTTCACCTCATCTTTTTAGGATTAGGTGCCAATGGGCATATTGCCTCACTTTTCCCACACACCTCCGTGCTTGACGAAAAGGAGCGTTGGGTATCGGAAGTGTACATAGAAGAGCTGGGGATGTACCGCGTAACCTTCACTGCCCCATACATCAACCAGGCCAGCCAGGTGGTTTTCCTCGTTTCAGGGGCAGACAAAGCCCAGGTACTCGAAGATGTGCTGGAAGGTCCATATCAACCAAACCAGCTACCCGCCCAATTAATCCGCCCTGCTGGCAAGCATCCTATCTGGCTGGTTGATAAAACTGCCAGCCATAAGCTAACCATGCGCGAAGAACAGGTCTAGTTTATGGAAAGTCATTGTGATCTCCGTGAAATGGGCACTCGTTAATGCTTGGCGATTCTCCCAGCAACGCTTGAAAAAAGGGCGTCATAATTCCATCTTATATAAGTTCTAAAATAAGCGAGGAAACTTCCTTGGAGGCCTCCTCATAGCCCTGACAATGAAATAATTAACTCTATGACTTTAATCCGATTATTATCCTAAAGAACGTTGGCAGATTTCCACACTATATATAATCAGTTGGACATGGATTATCCTCCTGTAAAGGTCATCGACTGATGCGTACCCTTTCACGCTGGTTCATCAAGACATCATTTATCTATTTCATTCTGGCTCTTCTGGTAGGAGTATTGCTAGGGGTCCAGGCAACCTGGGGTTTCCCCACACCAGCTGTTCCCATCTACCCCACGTATCTCCACCTGATGGCGGAAGGCTGGATCACCATGCTCATCATCGGTGTGGCGATCTGGATGTTCCCCAAATTCAGCCAGGAGAAACCACGCGGTATCGAGGGGTTAGGTTGGGCAAGCTATCTCTTACTGAACACTGGGCTTCTGTTACGCATTATCAGTGAACCCATCATTGGGTCAGATGATTCACGGGCGACATTTTGGGCAGCCATCCTGATCCTGGCAGCGCTACTGCAGTGGTTGGGCGGGATAGCATTTGTGTTCAATGCCTGGGGACGGGTGAAGGTGAAGTAAATGCCACTTTTGAGCAGAAACTTCATACGCCTCTCCCTGGTATACCTGGCACTCGGTTTCACCCTTGGAGCCGTCCTGCTGGTCAATAAGGGTATCCAGATTGACACCCGGGTTTGGAGATTGTTACCAATCCACGCCGAGGTGCTTTTAGTGGGATGGTTCGTTCAGCTGGCGGTTGGGATGGCATACTGGATCCTTCCCAGGATATCAGGCACAGCGCCACGCGGTGCGGTGGGCCTGGCATGGTCAGCAATTTGGCTGATTAACCCGGGTATCATCCTGGTCATCCTTGGATCATTGACCTCAAAACCAATACTCGTGCTGTTGGGCAGGTTGGGAGAACTGGCAGGGGTAGTGTCATTTGTGGCAGGCTCGTGGAAACGGGTGAAAACATTCGGAGGTTAATGGGTTGGCATTACCTCAGATAAACTGATGTCAGGCTTTGCAGGAAGATATAATATACTAGAAAAATGCAAGCATATCTAAGGAGAAAAATCAATGGCAAGCATAACCCAACCCTTGAGGGATGAGCATAAAGACTTATACCCATATGTCGAAACCCTGCGTCAGGCAGGTGATCTGGTGAATGAAAGCCTGACAAGCCAGGCTCATGAACGAATTGAAGAAGCTTACAACTTCCTGACCCGCCAATTATTACCACATGCCCAAGCGGAGGAGAAGGCCCTTTACCCCGTGGTCCAAAAAGTGATGGGAGCAGAACTAGCTACAGCAACGATGAGCCATGACCACATGGAGGTTGCCCGGCTAACCGAAGAGCTGGGAACGCTGCGTGTACACAGATCTCAGCTGTCCATTACCTCGATCCAGGCTATGGCACTTCGGCGCGTATTGTATGGCTTGTATGCCTTGGTGAAGGTGCACTTCGTAAAGGAAGAGGAAGTTTACCTTCCCCTGCTGGATGAAAAACTAACCCCGAAGGAAGCCCATGAGATGTTCGAGAAAATGGAAGCAGCTGCCCACGAAGCAAAATCGCTCCTGCCTGATTAGCAAACCGGTAGAGAAGTAAACACAACATCTTACAGGAATCACCGAAAAAAATGCAGCCAGCTTAAACCTGGAGCTGGCTGCAAGAGTTGATGAAAATATCCTTATGCCGTAGGAAGGATATTTTGATTTATATGGAAGAAATTATTCGGGTCGTATTTGGCTTTTATCTTCGACAGGCGCAAGTAGTTTTCCTTATAACCTGATTCTACAGTGTCGCTGCCTTCATCCATCGCAAAGTTTAGGTATGTGCCTCCTGTTGCATGCGGATGAAGAGCCAACCAGGTATCCTTGGCCCATTTGGTGACACGCTCGTTGTTTATTGGGTCCGGATCCACTCCAATGATCGCCATAGAAAAATTCGAATCACGAAAACCCCACGGCGTTTCATGCGGCCCGACTCTCCCGACAGCACCATTGATGGGGAAAATATGGATTGCAGACAGGCCAGTCGGCAACTCACTGCTACCTTTGATGAGATCTTTTATGGCTTGTTCGTCAAAGCGTTTAAAGATATCTGCTTTCCAATACCACTGGTACCCTGCGGGATATAACGGATCAAACATGCTCTGTAAGGCAGGGAATGGAATTGGTCCAGCCATATCAATAGCTGGCTTTCGGAACTCTCTTACTGGTTTCAGAACCTGCTCGGCATCTTCCAGTGCGCCAGAATAGCACCAAATGACTGCACACATTTTCTTAAGGTGATATTGCTCAGGAAAGTGGGGGCTTGGGGGAATGGTCAAGAAAACAAAGATGCCATAGAGCTCTTCGGGTGCCTTTAGGATCATATCCTGCCAATATGGAAATATCACAGAGGCTTCTTCAATGGACCACATCATTGGGCCACCATAGACGGTCGCCACCGGTCTGGCCTGAAACAGGAAGGAAGTGACAATTCCGAAATTGCCACCTCCTCCGCGCACCGCCCAAAAAAGATCTTCATTTTGCTCCTTGCTAGCGGTCACAAAACAACCGTCTGCAAGCACCAGATCAACACCAAGCAGGTTATCTATAGATAATCCATAGCGACGAGAAAGATAACCCATACCACCTCCCAAGGTTAACCCCCCCACACCAGTGGTCGAAAATGTGCCCGATGGTACAGCCAACCCGAATGGATAAGTTGCATGATCCACGTCACCCAGCAATGCACCACCTTCCACTCGCACAGTCTTCTGCTCTGGATCGACTCGGATTCCACGCATCCGCGAGAGGTCTAGTACCAACCCACCATCCACCGTGCCAAAACCAGGCCCATTGTGAGACCCTCCACGCACAGCTAATTCCAGCCTTTGTTCAGTTGCAAATCCGACTGCACTGCTCACATCCGCGACATCCACGGGACGGACAATCAGCCTTGGATGTTTGTCGATCATGGCATTATAGACCTTGCGAGCCGACTCATATTGCGGCTCGCCCGGTTGGATAAGCTCACCACGCAGCTTCATGCGTAGTGCGGCTAGCGCATCTTGACTGATAGCGGTAGCCTTCATCATCTCAGTTTGCATGTCAGACATGATATTCCTCCTATGAAAATATAGTAGAGAAGGTTTTTCCTTCCCCATTTCCCATTTAGTAGACTGAAGATTACGTTTCTCGCAAACGATACATCTGATGGACAAAATGAACGTCGAAGTTTTTTGCGAGGATTAATCGACCCCTTACTAACAGTAACAATATTATATTATATATATCATACCAAATTTGTCCAGATTATTATTTGCATAATCTTGGTAATAATATTAACCTTTATTCATCTTCGGTCTTACTTTGATCGAAACAGACGAAGCGCGATAAGGTAACCAAGTTTCACGTTGATCACCCCGCAACCTGACCAGGCTTACCAGGTCGGTTCTCACTTACATATTGCGAGGCTTATATCGATAAGGACCGGTCAATTCGATAACGCTGCAACTCTATCCCCCATAAAGAAAGTATGTGCTGATACTCCATCCCGCATTTAACAATGACTCGCTGTGAAGCCAGGTTACCCGGGTGCACCAGGGCGATGATATGCTCCAGGCCTGGCTGACCAAAGCCAAAATTTATGGATGCCTGGGCAGCTTCAGTGGCATAGCCCTTACCCCAAAACGGACGGTCAAGCAGGAAGCCAACTTCAGTCTCATCCAGCTCGGGTAGATACTGCAAACCCGCCCAGCCAACGATCTCGGTTTGCCCTTCGGGCAAGATGCCCCAATCCCCATAGCCATATTTTTCCCAATGCATTTCCTGTTGCTGGATAAAGCGTTGCACCCGGTCCAGCGGAGGTGGATTGGGATTTGGGAAATACCTCAGCACCCCTTCCGATTGGTAGATGCAATACAATACAGGTGCATCGTTCTCATCTAGCGGGCGTAAGGTTAGGCGTGCTGTTTGCATCGATGGATATTCGTCACTCATAATTTGAAGTATCCTAATAATTGGTTTCCAACCTTGTTCCGCCAGGGCTCATACTCTCCAATGCGCTTGGGATCGTTGATTAGCAAGGCTGAAGACCATAACACCATCGTAGCAAACTGAATGGCGATGAAAAGATCAAGCAAGGACCATTGGGTATCGGGCAAGGTCCGAATACTCGAATATCCATCCCAAAACGCATCCCTGATGATCTCCCATTCAGGCCCCCAGGCCCACTCGCATAGGGCAACGGCAATATCCCACATCCAATACCCATAACCACAATCTTCAAAATCGATGGGCAAGGCTCTATTATCCTTGAATAAGATATTCTCCGGGTATAGATCAGCATGGATCAACCCATACGCATCAGGACCTTTACCCAGGCGTTCCATGGCATCCCTACCTTCGCTGGATATCGTGTGGAACGGCTGCTGGAATTTCTCTGGGATCGTAGCAACCACGTCTGCCATCGGGTGCCTGAACATGCTCCCACCCAGCTGAGAATCCCAATCCCAATGGGGGCGATCAAACCCGGCTGGAGGCTGCCATCCGTAAGAAAAAGCGTGCAACCGGGCTACAGTCTGCCCCAACGCCGTAAAATGCTTTGGCTTGAATCTAGCATGTAATCTGCGCCCATCCAGCCAGTGCATCAGTGATACCATCCGGCCAGCTGGAATCCCATCAGTCTTGATTTTTATTACCAGTTCACCATCAGTGTTAGGGACAGGCGCTGGCACTGGTAAACCACCTTCTGTGCTTAAAGCTGCCAGCCAGGCCAATTCAGATGCGATCATATCTGCATCACTTGAGGCAAGGATGCGCAATACGAAACGGTTAGGGACGAAACAATCCGCGATGCCACCCATGGGTATTCCGCCCGGGCAATCCACGCGATAGATAATATTCTGACTATACTGAATAAAATTCAGATGTGCGTCCATTAACCCATAGGATTTGAGGCTTTGATTGGCAAGTTTTCGTAGCCTGAATAACCTGCCACGCCTGGAGAGCTCACGAAAAGGCTTCATCTCAGATCATATTTCCATTCGAGGATCCAATACGATGTAACAATATTCCAAGGATTTCCAGAGAGGTTTACTTGAGTGGGTCATCTAAGGAAAATGAGCTGTCTGGGCATGTAACGTTTCAATACAAGGTTAAAAGAGCTCATGCATATACGGTATCATCGCCGCGAACATGGTTCGCATGCCTTGCTGAAGTCGTGAATCAGGGTTGCCCCAACCGCGTAATGGAAAATCCTGTGGGTCATGCGTGCCGTTGATCAAGGCAGATAAACCCTGGATGGTGAGCTCGCAATCTGGCATCGTCGCCCGAGACACCTCGAGCTTGCCTCCCAGCGACTCAAAATGCCAGATTCCTTCGTTCCATGGGCATAATGGATCGACAACCCTGGCAGAAAAACTACCCTCACCGACCTGCATGCCACCCATCATTTCCACATTAAGCACGCGGCACATGGCAGGGCGCACGGCGGCTTCAACCTTGACCTGCAGATCCGACAGCCATGTTTCGGGAAATTCATCAGGAGCAAGCCAGAGCTCAGCCCTGTCAGCCTGGTCGATGTGACGGGCAATCCAATTGAGCAGCAGGTAACGCGCCCGGCTGGTTGCGTAATAAAACCGAGAGGCAATGAAGTTATATTTCGACACTTCTTCACCCAAGGTTCGATACATCATCAGGCCTTCGAGTTGATCCTCAAAAATCGCTTGCGCGATCCAGAACAAGTTCTGGTCAGCGCGTACCCGGTCACCAAAATCGAAGCAGGCCATGCCATGGCAGTGTTGGCGCATTCCAAAAAGATACTGGCGGTATGCATCAAAAGAATCACCGATATACTGCAAGCGAATGTGACCATCTATTTTAAATTTAAGTAACGGCTGCAAGCTAAGTGTGTTGAAATGCACGATCTTGAAAAGTGGGAAACCCACATAGCCCATACGCTCATAAAACGACTCACGGAAGGGATACAGGTCCGAGAATATCTTGCCTTCTTCATGATTGGCAGACAAAAGGCTTTGCATACCCCGCCGGCAATAACCTTTACGCCGCCCAGCCGGCGAAGTAGAAACTCCCCAAATCCCGCTGGCCGGGAATAACTTGCCACGGATATTTTGCGTCAAAGGTGTGCTGGCTACAACAGAAACTGGCTCATCCCCCTCGAATACTGCATAACAGGTGATACCCTGGCGAGCGCTTACGATCGTAAACCATTCCTCTCGATTTTGTAACGGCGGCGAGGGGTGCAGGGCATAGGAATTGAGCATATAAAGTGTTTCAAGCATTTCCTGCCCTTGTAATTGTCGAATGGTTGCTTTCATTGCAATCTCCTTGTTTTCACCAGAGATGATTAATCTAAGTAGCAGGCTGACCAGCGCTCAATCCCAGCGTTTTTCCCACGGCACGGAGAGGTCAAATTCTGGACCGAATACGGACCGGTAAAGGGCATTGGCATGCACTGTACCACCGACGACCATCGCAAAAGTGGCACCGGCTCCCTTCAGCCGGCGGAGACCTTCACAACACAACGCGCTTGCAATACCTCGTCTCTGGTGCTCCGGCACAGTCCCTACTGGCTCAAAATAGCCGCAATTGGTCTCATCATCGTACCAGATCGTGGTAAAAGCTGCCACATCACCGGTTGGTGCGACGGCGACAAGATCCAGGTCGGATCGGTACAATGGCGCAGCCTGAATATTCTGGTACCAGGACCAGTCAGGATCATATTTTTCATCCGGTTCGTCAGGATGAAATGCCCTCCAGGATGCCCAGGACCGCGAAGGTAGCTCCGAAACATCACCCAAGGGTCTTATGATGTATCCGTCACTGATGGATCTCTGAGGCAGGGGTAAAACCAGGCTACGCCGCCACTGGTGCTCAGTCGCATTATGGATTGGAATAAAGCCGCGGGCTTGCAGGATTGCCTGCCGTTGGCTATCGTTTGAATCAGACCAAATCCAGATCACCTGGCCGCCTCGCCGGCTTGGGGCTTGCAAATGGGCTTCTGCATAAGCCACCATCTCATCTTCAAGCTCAGAGGATTTATGTGAGGGATGGACTTGTAAGAACACCTGCCCTCGCTCCTCAGGGTTCAGTGCAGCCGCGATTTGCTGGTCTTCAGTTTCCCAAATAATTACGTCCCGCTCTAAAGAACCATCCCCCAAATTACGTATGCCATGCCACCGCCAGTAATCCAGGCGAATTACCGGCCAGGAGAACATGTGGTGGTCATTCGTTAGAGATACCTGGCGCAGAAAATTTCGAATCCGCCAAAAATCCTCTTCAGATTGGTAAGCACGTCGGTTGAGTATCACCCTAATGCTCCTCATGGATAAATATCATCGAAATGGGCAGAGCTTGTAAGAGCTTTCCAATGCAATTATTTAATTGTTGGTAATACCGCTATTATTTTACCCGTACTTGCGTAGATGGTTCACTCACGACGCACATTCGCCGCGCATGCCCATAAAACTGACTTGACCTGGAAAGGAGTCAGCTCGGGGTGCTTGGCCCGGATCAGGGTGATGATGCCAGCGATATGCGGAGCAGCAAAGCTATTACCTGTGCTGAGCACATATGAGTGATCCTTCCAGGCCACCCGAAGATCAATCCCCGGGGCACCGAACTCCACTGGGGGGGTGGGATTGTAGTAGTAGGTAAACGGGTCTTTCCCTGCATGTGAAGCCACCGAGAATACCGAAGAGTAAAGCGATGGCATACTCGGCTCATCGAAATTACTGGCTGCTGACACTAGCATGACATTTTTAAAATAAGCTTCGTCGGAGAGCGAGTGAAACAGGGCAAAATAATCTTTTTTCGAAGTGCTCAAGCTGAGGTTGACCACATCCATGCCATTTTCCATCGCCCAATCCACTCCAGCCGCAAATTGATATGCCCGCCCGTTCATATTGGTCCCCAATACGCGCACACTATACAGCAGCGCTTGGGGAGCAATACTGTGGATGATGGCAGCGCAGGCTGTGCCATGGCCAGCTACATCGCTAGGCTTTAGATCAGGGATATGACGGATCTTATCCTGGACACTCTCGTCCCATTCAATGATTACCCCACCGCACACCATATCACTCAACGCTGGGTGATCGTACTCCACTCCTGTGTCTACGATGGCAACCTTAACTCCCTGACCGGTTGAACCACCCCAGGCCCATTCGGGAGTGATCTCTGCCATTGGCCCGGAGGAGGTCAATTGACGGATGGCTGCTGAAAGGAATGGCTGAGAATGTGCCGGAAGGATCTGCGCTTCTTCAGTCATTACCAGCTGCCTCCCCTGCTCAGCTGGCGTTGTCGCTGGCTGTACTCCGCGAACGCGGACAGGATTTTCAACCCGGTTTCACGCTCAGCATCTCCCATGCGGAAAAACTCAGCGAACAACTCCACCAGCTTAAGCATATCCTCCTGGCTACCAACGGAAGGAAAAACTTCCAAAACCTCACGTAAATGTTCAGTGGAACCCTCCATATCAACCGCAGCCAATCGCTTAAGGTTCGTCACCAAAACTACGCTCAGGTTTTCGATAATCTGAGCCTGGTTAATCGCCAGAGCAGCCTGACCGGCAAACAGACCAAGCAGTTCCATGTCTTGCATACCGAATGAGGCAGCATTGATCTTATCCAATACCTCCATTACCCCCAACACCTGGTCACCTGCTAGCAGTGGAGTGGCAAGGATTGAGTGGGGTACATAGCCGGTACTTTTAGCAAAATCCTGGTCGAAACGCATATCCTGGGTAACATCTGAGATCGCAATAGGTTGCCCCGACATGGCGACATACCCGGCAATCCCCTGGTTTAGGGGGATGCGAATGCCAACCAGGTCTTTATTCGAAGCTCCATAGGCCACCTTAAATTCCAGAACACCTTCAGCTTCGTTTACCAATAGTATAGACGCCGCAGCTGCTCCGAATATCCGGGCAGCTGCCTCAATGATGGACTTCAAGAGGGCATCCGGGGTTCCCAGCAACGTCACCTTACCCGCGGCTTCCAAGGATTGCAGCAACCGGTGAATCTCATCGACCAGTGGATTATCTTCTTGAGGTTCAGTGGTGTCGACCATTGGCTATTTTCTCCATCTATAGTAGATATCCAATCATACGCGAAAATTCTACAGCGAGCCAGCTAGCTGGTCTGCGCTGCAGAATTTACTTATTTATTCAATGACTTCAGCACAAGGTTAGATGACCTTGTAGCACTCCATTTGAGGATCGTAGATAATCTTGACCCAAACCGGATTGGGGAAGCCAGGTTTTGTCAGCATGCTGACGGGCATTGAGTGAGCCGTGACTTCATCCTCACCAGCCATCCTGACCTCATCGGGTGCGTAGAGCAAACGGTTAGCCTTCACCTCATCGGCGCTGGTCATCTTGACCTCGTCAGGAGCCTGAAACTTCAGCGCCTGGGCCTTGACTTCGTCGGCACCTGTCATCTTGACCTCGTCGGGAGCCTGAAACTTCAGCGCCTGGGCCTTGACTTCGTCTGCGCCGGTCATCTTGACCTCATCAGGAGCCTGAAACTTCTGCGCCTGGGCTTTGACCTCATCCGCACCGGTCATCTTGACTTCGTCCGGGG
It includes:
- a CDS encoding serine protease translates to MTEEAQILPAHSQPFLSAAIRQLTSSGPMAEITPEWAWGGSTGQGVKVAIVDTGVEYDHPALSDMVCGGVIIEWDESVQDKIRHIPDLKPSDVAGHGTACAAIIHSIAPQALLYSVRVLGTNMNGRAYQFAAGVDWAMENGMDVVNLSLSTSKKDYFALFHSLSDEAYFKNVMLVSAASNFDEPSMPSLYSSVFSVASHAGKDPFTYYYNPTPPVEFGAPGIDLRVAWKDHSYVLSTGNSFAAPHIAGIITLIRAKHPELTPFQVKSVLWACAANVRRE
- the pgl gene encoding 6-phosphogluconolactonase; translated protein: MIRVFNDLEALSQAAAELFMLQSRQASLICGRFCVALSGGDTPRRLFEILAMPPYRDRIHWSEVHVFWSDERCVPADDPRNNALMARMALLDHVSIPPENLHPIHCDLSPHQAALDYEAELRKFFSTSNPDFHLIFLGLGANGHIASLFPHTSVLDEKERWVSEVYIEELGMYRVTFTAPYINQASQVVFLVSGADKAQVLEDVLEGPYQPNQLPAQLIRPAGKHPIWLVDKTASHKLTMREEQV
- a CDS encoding GNAT family N-acetyltransferase, which encodes MRSIRVILNRRAYQSEEDFWRIRNFLRQVSLTNDHHMFSWPVIRLDYWRWHGIRNLGDGSLERDVIIWETEDQQIAAALNPEERGQVFLQVHPSHKSSELEDEMVAYAEAHLQAPSRRGGQVIWIWSDSNDSQRQAILQARGFIPIHNATEHQWRRSLVLPLPQRSISDGYIIRPLGDVSELPSRSWASWRAFHPDEPDEKYDPDWSWYQNIQAAPLYRSDLDLVAVAPTGDVAAFTTIWYDDETNCGYFEPVGTVPEHQRRGIASALCCEGLRRLKGAGATFAMVVGGTVHANALYRSVFGPEFDLSVPWEKRWD
- a CDS encoding oxidoreductase, whose translation is MKATAISQDALAALRMKLRGELIQPGEPQYESARKVYNAMIDKHPRLIVRPVDVADVSSAVGFATEQRLELAVRGGSHNGPGFGTVDGGLVLDLSRMRGIRVDPEQKTVRVEGGALLGDVDHATYPFGLAVPSGTFSTTGVGGLTLGGGMGYLSRRYGLSIDNLLGVDLVLADGCFVTASKEQNEDLFWAVRGGGGNFGIVTSFLFQARPVATVYGGPMMWSIEEASVIFPYWQDMILKAPEELYGIFVFLTIPPSPHFPEQYHLKKMCAVIWCYSGALEDAEQVLKPVREFRKPAIDMAGPIPFPALQSMFDPLYPAGYQWYWKADIFKRFDEQAIKDLIKGSSELPTGLSAIHIFPINGAVGRVGPHETPWGFRDSNFSMAIIGVDPDPINNERVTKWAKDTWLALHPHATGGTYLNFAMDEGSDTVESGYKENYLRLSKIKAKYDPNNFFHINQNILPTA